CTGTCGGCGGCCCTCACTCTCGTACGCCGATCCATCCACGACACCGTGAGGATTAGTAAGGGAGCCACCGCCCCGAAGCCGGGGCGTCAGGCCCCGAGCCTCGCGGACAAGGTTCGCGCCCGCATTGAGATGCACGGCGGACGCGCCACCTCCTCCCAGGTACTCCCGTTCGTCGGAGCGACCGCCGCCGAGGTCAAGGCCCTGCCGGATGTCGCGGTCACGGTCGAACGGTCCGGAAAGACCGGCCGACCGGCCACCGTCTTCACCCTCCGCGGTGACACTTCCGCTCACGCAGAGCAGCCGAAACAGGCCCTGGAGCCCCAGCCGGCGAGCGCGGAGCGTGAGAAGAACCGCACCACCGTCGTTCACATGGACGCCTACCGTCCGGCACTCGCCCCGGTGCGGCCAGTGGCCCCTTCCCCCGCCGTATCTGACAACCCCTTCCGAGCCCTCCTCTGACAAACAAAAGAAGTGCCCCGGCCGGATCACTCCGGCCGGGGCACTTTTGTGCCGGTCCCAGACCTACGCGCCGGGGAACTGCGCGTCTTGGAGGGCGCGGACGAACGTGGACCAAGTCCGCCCGCCTACGGTCACTTCAGGCCCCCGCGTGACCTTGCTGTCCCGTGCGGCCACTGTGCCGGGGGTGAGGCGCACCTCAACGCAGTTCCCGTTTCCGTTGCTGTAGCTGGACTTCCGCCACTGCGCGCTGTGTGGATCTTTCCTGTTCATGGCTCCCTATAGCTCCCTGCCACCTCGGAGATCAAGCGCCTTGACGCCTGCTCATCGAGTGCCGCGCTCCAGATTCCCTCGAACGCGGCCTCGTACTGGTCCACTTCCTTCGCTTTGTCGAGGTAGAGCCCTCCGGTGTACCCGTCCGCATAGACGGTCGGCGGCTCCATCTCGACCCCATCGCCGTTCACCGGGAAGCGGAGGATGACGAAGGGTCCTGTGACGACTCCCATGTGGGCACCGGCGCTGAACGGCACGATCCGAATCGAGAGGTTCGGCAATTCGGACACGTAGACGAGATGCGCAAGCTGGGCGGCCATGACCGCGTGGTCTCCTATGGGCCTGCGCAGCACAGTCTCGGCCAGGGCCACCTTCACGACGGGCGGGTCAGTCGCACGAGTGAGGAGGGTTTGACGTTCGATGCGCAGCCGT
The nucleotide sequence above comes from Streptomyces clavuligerus. Encoded proteins:
- a CDS encoding DUF397 domain-containing protein codes for the protein MNRKDPHSAQWRKSSYSNGNGNCVEVRLTPGTVAARDSKVTRGPEVTVGGRTWSTFVRALQDAQFPGA